A region from the Larimichthys crocea isolate SSNF unplaced genomic scaffold, L_crocea_2.0 scaffold394, whole genome shotgun sequence genome encodes:
- the LOC104934881 gene encoding uncharacterized protein LOC104934881 yields MNVIIQAVQRDVFPAEFSALTDGEALPKKSPLFSLSPVLEKGLLRIGGRLTHAPLEHAEKNPLVLPKRNHVSTLLVSYHHKQVKHQGRHFTEGAVRSSGLWIIGCKRLVSSVIHECVTCRKLRGKREEQTMADLPPERLSTSPPFSYVGLDVFGPWKVTARRTRGGHAESKRWAILFTCMSTRAVHIEVIESMDTSSCINALRRFFAIRGPAKQLRSDCGTNFIAASKELGLTKQQQQGPSIQRYLSDQGCSWEFNPPYSSHMGGSWERMIGVARRIFDSILLQEHVHLSHEVLCTYMCEVSAIINGRPLTPVSTDPDAPFLLTPAMLLTQKGAMPPPPGDFSDKDLHQSQWRQVQALESTFWTRWRREYLPTLQSRRKWVGERCNLQQGDVVLLKDSQAARNEWPLALVTATYPSQDGKVRKVEVKTATQGTPKTFLRPVSAVILLLSKED; encoded by the coding sequence ATGAATGTTATCATACAGGCAGTCCAAAGAGACGTTTTCCCAGCAGAGTTCTCTGCTCTGACTGACGGCGAGGCTCTGCCCAAAAAAAGCCCACTCTTTTCGCTCAGTCCAGTGTTGGAAAAAGGCCTCTTGAGAATTGGAGGCAGACTCACACATGCCCCATTGGAGCATGCCGAGAAGAACCCCCTAGTTCTACCTAAGCGCAACCACGTTTCCACCCTGTTAGTGTCCTACCACCACAAGCAGGTAAAACACCAGGGGCGCCATTTCACTGAAGGTGCTGTAAGATCTTCAGGCCTATGGATCATCGGATGCAAAAGGCTCGTCAGCTCCGTCATACATGAGTGTGTCACCTGTCGGAAGCTCCGAGGCAAGAGGGAAGAGCAAACCATGGCAGATCTGCCACCCGAGCGCCTCAGCACATCTCCACCCTTCAGTTATGTTGGCCTGGATGTGTTTGGGCCGTGGAAGGTCACCGCGAGGCGCACTAGAGGGGGGCACGCCGAAAGCAAACGATGGGCAATACTGTTTACCTGCATGAGCACTAGAGCAGTGCATATCGAGGTAATCGAGTCCATGGACACCTCTAGTTGCATCAACGCCTTGAGGCGATTCTTTGCAATCCGTGGACCTGCGAAGCAACTAAGGTCTGATTGCGGGACGAATTTCATTGCCGCCAGCAAGGAACTCGGACTGacgaaacaacaacaacaagggcCCAGTATCCAGAGATACTTGAGTGACCAAGGTTGCTCTTGGGAGTTCAATCCACCCTACTCATCGCACATGGGAGGCTCTTGGGAACGGATGATCGGTGTAGCCCGCCGGATCTTCGACTCCATACTGCTACAGGAGCACGTCCATCTCTCCCATGAGGTCCTATGCACTTACATGTGTGAAGTTTCTGCAATCATCAACGGCAGACCCCTTACTCCAGTATCCACCGATCCAGACGCTCCTTTCTTGTTGACTCCAGCGATGCTGCTCACACAAAAGGGTGCTATGCCTCCTCCACCTGGAGACTTTTCAGACAAGGATCTCCATCAGAGCCAGTGGAGACAGGTGCAAGCGCTCGAGAGCACATTTTGGACCCGATGGAGACGGGAGTACCTCCCTACGCTACAAAGCCGTCGCAAGTGGGTTGGGGAACGCTGCAACCTGCAACAAGGCGATGTAGTGCTGTTAAAAGACAGCCAAGCTGCAAGAAACGAGTGGCCCCTGGCACTGGTCACAGCGACCTATCCAAGCCAGGATGGAAAGGTACGAAAGGTCGAAGTGAAGACTGCAACTCAAGGGACACCAAAGACATTCCTGAGACCCGTCTCAGCAGTTATTCTTCTGCTTTCCAAAGAGGACTAA